A section of the Citrus sinensis cultivar Valencia sweet orange chromosome 8, DVS_A1.0, whole genome shotgun sequence genome encodes:
- the LOC127899424 gene encoding uncharacterized protein LOC127899424 → MSKGKEKVVEVGDDELGFLPSLPADFAFDPGIPLEPIRSSVGTSARRMSPQTTSSSDSSDEEGSSGSENTLSEGQGDDSSEASPSGASRPEERGTVGGRALSRDYAIDYMSCTTTFDELNDLRLRYSIPGEIPLRIPGKKDTPSRPPRGHVTLYLESFKYGLRCPLQPYFARILNGLNLAPGQLNPNGWRVLSGLFILWDRCCQSEPTVDEVKHLYQLKSSPKDAGWYYFQSGTKSRKPITDLPTGGGGTWKRKFFFAGGPWGQVAQIDGKDCRVPPRFTVPVSWGVHFPLRPGLLKRVEAVLANSCSSRELLSTYNFLESRLILPGHKMEDAVIGALTRKRSRPPTTDRDQDKDAPAAKRKNIVQQVPPLQALPPASARVGESSRAATDPASSSPPVVPRSRLPDSRPEHLVPYLNELSKLVSKKDLEGFDGCTLGELVGAMQYSAFHLSCMATYYKAKVGRYDRKMKEDIQSATTRADVAEKKAGELNVENLKLIEQESLAQAKAITLEEELTKVKEDLQGQRAMYEAQLESLRDSHRAHVENLEREADNQYDQGLRHSYRCIMAVLGKQHPDLKMDDLAAGVAQHMDEEAAKEDAEGLEPIVIEEGNSPPRAVPADVGEASTPPDATGDTPPAPEEVQPTDAARLTDPPSF, encoded by the exons ATGTCGAAGGGTAAGGAGAAGGTCGTTGAGGTTGGTGACGACGAACTAGGTTTTTTGCCTAGTCTGCCCGctgattttgcttttgatcCCGGGATCCCCTTAGAGCCCATTAGGTCTAGTGTTGGTACTAGCGCTAGGAGGATGTCTCCCCAAACAACCTCCTCGAGCGACAGTAGCGATGAAGAAGGGTCTTCTGGATCGGAGAACACTTTGAGTGAGGGTCAAGGGGATGATTCTAGTGAGGCGTCCCCATCAGGAGCATCACGACCAGAAGAACGGGGTACAGTAGGGGGTAGAGCCTTGTCGCGTGATTATGCCATTGACTACATGTCGTGTACGACCACGTTTGACGAGCTCAATGACCTCCGACTTAGGTATAGTATTCCTGGTGAGATACCTCTTAGGATCCCAGGAAAAAAGGATACACCTAGCCGGCCTCCCAGGGGACACGTTACCCTGTATCTGGAGAGCTTTAAGTATGGGCTGAGGTGTCCCTTGCAGCCTTACTTTGCCCGGATACTTAACGGGCTAAATCTGGCTCCTGGTCAGCTGAACCCCAACGGGTGGAGAGTgctctctggtctgttcatattgtgggacagatgttgccaaagcgagcccacggttgatgaggtgaagcaTCTGTACCAGCTGAAGAGCAGCCCTAAAGATGCCGGCTGGTACTACTTCCAATCTGGTACCAAGAGCAGGAAACCCATAACTGATCTTccaactggtggtggtgggacttggaagaggaaattcttttttgctgggggtccCTGGGGTCAAGTTGCACAAATAGACGGGAAGGATTGTCGCGTCCCACCCCGTTTCACggtcccag TTTCCTGGGGTGTTCACTTCCCGCTCCGACCTGGTCTGCTTAAACGGGTCGAGGCTGTATTGGCCAATTCCTGCTCGAGCCGAGAACTGCTATCTACATACAACTTCCTCGAGTCTCGGTTGATACTTCCTGGCCATAAGATGGAGGACGCAGTGATTGGAGCTCTGACCAGGAAACGCTCTCGGCCTCCAACAACCGATAGGGACCAGGACAAAGATGCTCCCGCTGCGAAGCGAAAGAACATCGTGCAGCAGGTTCCTCCCTTGCAGGCTCTCCCTCCTGCCTCTGCTAGAGTCGGGGAATCCAGTAGAGCGGCCACTGATCCTGCTTCCTCTTCTCCACCTGTTGTGCCTCGGTCCCGCTTACCCGACAGCCGACCAGAACACTTGGTTCCCTATCTCAATGAGTTGTCTAAACTCGTGAGCAAGAAGGACCTGGAGGGCTTTGACGGTTGTACCCTGGGCGAGCTGGTGGGAGCCATGCAGTACAGTGCTTTCCATCTCAGCTGCATGGCCACCTACTATAAGGCCAAGGTTGGCCGTTACGacaggaagatgaaggaggacaTTCAATCGGCGACGACCAGAGCTGACGTTGCCGAGAAAAAGGCGGGGGAGCTAAACGTTGAGAACCTCAAGCTGATAGAGCAAGAGTCccttgctcaagcaaaagccattacACTCGAGGAGGAGCTGACCAAGGTTAAGGAGGATCTCCAAGGGCAGAGGGCTATGTATgaggctcagctcgaatctctCCGCGATTCCCACCGAGCTCATGTAgagaacttggagagggaggccgacaaccagtacgaccagggacttcggCATTCGTATCGTTGTATCATGGCCGTCCTCGGGAAGCAACACCCTgatctgaagatggatgaccttgcagctggtgtTGCTCAACATATGGACGAGGAGGCGGCCAAGGAAGATGCCGAGGGGTTAGAGCCGATCGTGATTGAGGAGGGTaactctcctcctcgtgcaGTCCCTGCTGATGTTGGCGAGGCGAGCACCCCCCCGGACGCAACTGGTGATACCCCTCCCGCACCCGAGGAGGTCCAGCCAACCGATGCTGCTCGGCTCACTGACCCACCatctttttga